Proteins from one Mobula birostris isolate sMobBir1 chromosome 10, sMobBir1.hap1, whole genome shotgun sequence genomic window:
- the LOC140204608 gene encoding CD40 ligand-like produces MLRPGSSSMREGRAPTLSALVDNVNEAGSMPTQGIHCEHQPSVSVRVVLYMVTLLVAAHMITSTMLYAYLSIKFDKVEKDSEFRLPGHTAERANQSLADAEQFLQSIQQYLQHRAKDHTGKVPDGGVLGAQKGDHPGGRRFTTPQRTAAHLIGITPGESPPGTTFPCEKGSPIKRWMAASFPAFTHNINYTSGKLVITEPGFYYIYCQVSFRLTSGKAERKSNVPFVQYIYLQRDPKQSIMLMKASKTPMDKSQSSSFNSVNQGGVFQLKVGDQLFVSVTTTDLLSYDIATYFGTFRL; encoded by the exons ATGTTGCGCCCAGGCAGCTCCAGTATGAGGGAAGGGAGAGCGCCGACACTGTCTGCTCTGGTCGACAACGTGAATGAAGCGGGGAGCATGCCGACGCAAGGAATTCACTGCGAGCATCAGCCTTCGGTGTCCGTCCGAGTAGTCCTCTACATGGTCACCTTGTTAGTGGCGGCACACATGATTaccagcacaatgctttacgctTATCTCTCCATCAAATTCGACAAG GTGGAAAAGGACTCGGAATTTCGGCTCCCCGGACACACGGCGGAGCGAGCAAATCAAAGCCTGGCCGACGCCGAGCAATTTCTGCAGAGCATTCAGCAG TACCTTCAGCACAGAGCCAAGGATCATACGGGCAAAGTGCCAGACGGTGGTGTCCTCGGTGCACAGAAAG GTGACCATCCAGGGGGACGCAGGTTCACCACCCCGCAGCGTACCGCCGCTCATCTCATCGGCATCACACCAGGGGAAAGTCCGCCAG GGACCACTTTTCCGTGTGAGAAAGGGTCTCCGATCAAAAGATGGATGGCTGCAAGTTTCCCTGCGTTTACGCACAACATCAACTACACCAGCGGTAAGCTAGTTATCACCGAGCCTGGTTTTTACTATATCTATTGCCAGGTCAGTTTTCGGCTAACCAGTGGCAAGGCCGAGAGAAAATCGAACGTGCCTTTTGTTCAGTACATCTATCTGCAAAGAGACCCGAAACAATCTATAATGCTGATGAAGGCTTCCAAAACACCCATGGATAAAAGCCAATCTTCCAGCTTCAACTCTGTGAACCAGGGCGGAGTCTTTCAGCTGAAGGTGGGAGACCAGCTCTTTGTATCCGTGACCACCACAGATTTGCTCAGTTATGACATCGCCACCTACTTCGGCACTTTTCGGCTTTAG